In Mesoplasma florum L1, the DNA window TGGTTCTTTTAAAGTTTTTAATAAGCTAATTAATAAATAATTAAAATTAATATTTGTACCTTTTGTTTTTGCATATGCTTCACTTAAATTATCAGCCACTTCAAATAATGACTTTACATTTACTTGAGCAAATTCATTTAAATCAGATTTGTCTAATATATTTAAAACATTTTCGTCATTTGTAAATTTGAACTCAATTATTTCTTTTACTATTTCTATTAAGCTTAAAGTGAAAACATCAAAATCCATTCCTTGATTATTAGCTTTTTCAAAATAATTTATTATTGTTGCTGGATCATTATTTAAGATATTAGTTAATATTTTCATTTTTTCATTTTTTGTTGCAACATAGAAAACTGATTTTAAATCTTCAACTGTTATGTGATCTGAAGTTACAGTCATTAATTGTTCAATTACGTTTGATGCATCTCTTAGTGATCCTTCTGAAATAATTGCTATTTCTTCAAGTACAGCTTTATCAATTTTATATCCTTCATTTTCACAAATGAAACTTAATCTATTCATCAATGATATTCTGTCTATTTTTTTAAAATTAAATATCTGACATCTTGAAAGTATTGTTGCTGGTATTTTTGCATATTCAGTTGTTGCTAAAATAAATATTGCATGAACAGGAGGTTCTTCAAGTGTTTTAAGTAATGCATTAAAAGCCGCTTTTGTTAACATATGAACTTCATCTATTATGTAAATTTTGTATTTACCTATAAATGGTAATGAATTAATATTATTTTTTATTTCTCTAATTTCATCAACACCATTATTAGATGCAGCGTCCATTTCTATAATGTCAGGATTTCTTTGTTCATTTGAAGCTATACAACTTTCACAAACTTCACAAGCAAGTCCATCTTTAATATTTAAACAGTTAACACTTTTGGCTAAAATTCTTGCTATTGATGTTTTTCCAGTTCCTCTTTGACCAGCAAAAAGAAATGAGTGACTTATTTTATTATTTTTTAATTCGTTCTTTAATATTTCAACAACATTTTGGTGCCCTGCTATATCACCAAAATTACTTGGTCTATATTTTCTATATAAAGCTTTATTTTGTTCCATGAATCCTCCAACTAATAAATTATATTTATTATTAATTTTAACATTTTTGAGTGTTGTTATAAACCTCTTGTGTGTAATTAATATATAAATCAATACTAATTTTAATAACGATTAAAAACCAAAATAATATTGCTATTTTAAAATAAAAAAAGCCCTATGGGCATTACTTTATCCTATCTTTTCTTTTGAAAAAAATCTGAAATTATTTTTTGGTATTTTGATTGAAGTTCTTCATGATCAAGTTTACGTATATTTATTTTAATTTGATCTATGTTCACATCGTTTCTAAAGCTCAACTTTACATTTTCTGTTAAATATATTATTTCTTTTATCTTTGCCTGTTTTATTGCACCATAACACATCAAACAAGGTTCTAAAGTTGTAAACAGTGTATATTCAGAAAGGTTACCTTTTTTTATTTTTTTAAAGGCCTTGTTCATAACATTTATTTCAGCATGACCTGTTATTTTTTTTATTTTATAACTATTATTTTTTGACTTAAAAACTATTTTATTGTCTTTTATTAAACAAGAAAAAACAGGTATGTCTTTTGATTTATTTTTAACTTTTATTTTATTTATGTACGTATTTAAATTCTTCATATTTTAATTATAAACAAAAAAACCGTGATACAAGACACATTCCCTTATAGCTGCTACCTTCCGGTCCTGACTCATTCGGGCGTAATCTTTATCACGGCAATATTATTATACATTTAAAATTGCTTTTTTAAAACTAATCCAATTTAATATCACTCAAACTATCAATAATAAATTTGGCTTTATCTCTTATATTTTTATTATGTTCTTGCATCACTATGTAAGAATTATCATAAAACTCTTTAAACATTGATAAATCATTATTATCATCACCAGCAACAATTATATCATCATTACATATATTGAAAACTTTCGCCATTTCTTTTATCGCATTACCTTTTGAAACGTTTGCATGATGTATCTCATTAAAAGTTATTTCTTTTAAATTATTAGAAACATAACTAAACTTTAAATTTTTATTTTCAAGTGTTTGCATAAGTTTTGTTCATACAGATGGTGTACAACTCATTTTAAAACATATTATTTGCTTACCATCTATGTAATCAAAAGATCTATTCTGTGGTTTCATACCCATAAAAGTTATTTCCATCTCCTCTTTTCAAAAGTCATGATAAAAGAAATCTTCTTCACCTTTAAATGAATAAACAAGACTAAATATTTCGCTTCGATTATTTTTAACAAATTCGATTATTTCTTTTGATAAATTTTCATCTAAATATTGAGAAAAGATTTCT includes these proteins:
- a CDS encoding nucleoside deaminase, with translation MKNLNTYINKIKVKNKSKDIPVFSCLIKDNKIVFKSKNNSYKIKKITGHAEINVMNKAFKKIKKGNLSEYTLFTTLEPCLMCYGAIKQAKIKEIIYLTENVKLSFRNDVNIDQIKINIRKLDHEELQSKYQKIISDFFQKKR
- the dnaX gene encoding DNA polymerase III subunit gamma/tau — its product is MEQNKALYRKYRPSNFGDIAGHQNVVEILKNELKNNKISHSFLFAGQRGTGKTSIARILAKSVNCLNIKDGLACEVCESCIASNEQRNPDIIEMDAASNNGVDEIREIKNNINSLPFIGKYKIYIIDEVHMLTKAAFNALLKTLEEPPVHAIFILATTEYAKIPATILSRCQIFNFKKIDRISLMNRLSFICENEGYKIDKAVLEEIAIISEGSLRDASNVIEQLMTVTSDHITVEDLKSVFYVATKNEKMKILTNILNNDPATIINYFEKANNQGMDFDVFTLSLIEIVKEIIEFKFTNDENVLNILDKSDLNEFAQVNVKSLFEVADNLSEAYAKTKGTNINFNYLLISLLKTLKEPTEHKIKIEESVLTIQENIIVKEVIAEPVHIQEPEKQILIEKVEEIKEEVIEQPIKTFEEKITQVKDIEIKEESVSIDDDYELKTLTNLKIQLNKNLVDNEEKKTYKVEINEVINLLVGANKNKREDIENKINSFFKVDEQDNLLNPDLAKKYINFFNFKVIAASQNEILLRADDFENVNNLLVFLQNEEYRESIQKEFGKALFLPIDETLWNEVKISFKRLKENNQLPSYEEINYDSYFDKKKQSMVLSHFDDKTIEAASRLFNIDELEIED
- a CDS encoding Cof-type HAD-IIB family hydrolase, translated to MKWLFTDFDGTLRNSRNEKNIISEKDMNFVKNLQQKGNKIIISTGRPFEHIDKHIKETYSDFLPDYYLTNAGAAIYDNQGKEIFSQYLDENLSKEIIEFVKNNRSEIFSLVYSFKGEEDFFYHDFWKEEMEITFMGMKPQNRSFDYIDGKQIICFKMSCTPSVWTKLMQTLENKNLKFSYVSNNLKEITFNEIHHANVSKGNAIKEMAKVFNICNDDIIVAGDDNNDLSMFKEFYDNSYIVMQEHNKNIRDKAKFIIDSLSDIKLD